One part of the Ochotona princeps isolate mOchPri1 chromosome 18, mOchPri1.hap1, whole genome shotgun sequence genome encodes these proteins:
- the SERPINB10 gene encoding serpin B10 — MDCLATSINQFALDLGKKLAESAEDKNVFFSPWGISTCLAMVYLGTKGITAAQMAQVLRLSRDQDNKCPEREKKRKMEINLSSVEEIHSHFQTLISEIAKPSNSYLLKTANGIYVEKAYPFLNKYLEDIKTYFGAEPQSVNFVESFDQIRNEINSWVERQTEGKIPNLLPEESVDSTTRMVLVNALYFKGTWEHQFSVKNTTERPFRINKATSKPVQMMSMKQELRTFYIENPQAMGLQLYYENRDLSMFIILPENVNGLEQLEKTITYEKLNEWTREDMMELYDVQLHLPKFKLEESYDLKSALSSLGMSDAFSQSRADFSGMSLERNLFLSNVFHKAFVEINEEGTEAAAGTSSEVRFRIRVPSIEVNVDHPFLFFIRHNKTKSILFYGRFCSP; from the exons ATGGACTGTTTAGCAACATCAATCAACCAGTTTGCCCTCGATTTAGGCAAAAAGTTAGCTGAATCTGCTGaggataaaaatgttttcttttctccctggGGCATCTCCACTTGCCTGGCCATGGTGTATTTGGGCACCAAAGGGATCACTGCAGCTCAAATGGCCCAG GTGCTCCGACTCAGCAGAGACCAGGACAACAAATGTCCTGAAcgtgaaaagaaaaggaaaatg gaaatCAACTTGAGTAGTGTTGAAGAAATACACTCTCACTTCCAGACACTTATCTCAGAAATTGCCAAGCCCAGCAATTCCTACCTACTTAAAACAGCCAATGGGATCTATGTGGAGAAGGCATATCCATTTCTCAAT AAATACTTAGAAGACATAAAAACCTATTTTGGAGCAGAACCACAGTCTGTGAACTTTGTGGAATCTTTTGACCAAATCCGAAACGAGATCAACTCTTGGGTTGAAAGGCAAACTGAGG GTAAAATTCCTAATCTTCTCCCAGAGGAGTCTGTGGATTCCACCACCAGGATGGTTCTGGTGAATGCCTTATACTTTAAAGGAACTTGGGAACATCAATTCTCAGTGAAAAATACTACAGAAAGGCCATTCAGAATAAACAAG GCTACAAGCAAACCAGTGCAGATGATGTCCATGAAACAAGAGCTGCGTACTTTTTACATTGAAAATCCGCAAGCCATGGGCCTTCAACTCTACTATGAGAACCGTGACCTCAGCATGTTTATAATTCTGCCAGAAAATGTTAATGGATTGGAACAG CTGGAAAAGACCATAACATACGAGAAGTTGAACGAGTGGACTCGTGAGGACATGATGGAGCTGTACGACGTGCAGCTGCACCTTCCCAAATTCAAGCTGGAAGAGAGTTATGATCTCAAGTCGGCCCTTAGCAGCTTGGGCATGAGCGATGCCTTTAGCCAGAGCAGGGCTGATTTCTCTGGAATGTCTTTGGAGAGAAACCTATTTCTGTCCAATGTTTTCCACAAAGCTTTTGTGGAAATAAATGAGGAGGGGACAGAGGCTGCTGCTGGCACTTCAAGTGAGGTGCGCTTTAGAATTAGGGTCCCCTCCATTGAAGTCAATGTAGATCACCCATTCCTTTTCTTCATCAGGcacaacaaaaccaaaagcattcTCTTTTATGGAAGGTTCTGTTCCCCTTAA
- the SERPINB2 gene encoding plasminogen activator inhibitor 2 — MEDLNVANTIFALNFFKHLAEVSPTQNLFFSPWSISSTMAMIYLGSRGNTEDQMAKVLQFKQVGGRDVTPENFTGCEFMQQVQKSPYPDAIVQAQIRDTIHSSFSSLSSAINKSTGDYLLESANKLFGEKSAGFTDEYMKLSKKYYSTEPQAVDFLKCAEEARKKINSWVNTQTKGKIPNLLPEGSVDTETRMVLVNAVYFKGKWKTPFEKKLNGFYPFHLNSTESKPVQMMYLREKLNIGYIEDLKVQILELPYAGNVSMLLLLPEKTADASTGLELLEDAITHDKLKNWTNKDTMAEDDVEVYIPQFKLEERYELKSILKNMGMEDAFSKGQANFQGMSEANDLFLSEVFHQATVEVNEEGTEATAGTGGIMTGRTGHGGPQFVADHPFLFLIMHKITNSILFLGRFSSP; from the exons ATGGAAGACCTTAATGTTGCAAACACAATTTTTGCCCTCAATTTCTTCAAGCACCTTGCAGAAGTGAGCCCCACCCAGaacctcttcttctctccatggaGCATCTCATCAACCATGGCCATGATCTACCTGGGTTCCAGGGGCAACACTGAAGACCAGATGGCCAAG GTGCTCCAGTTCAAGCAAGTCGGAGGTCGTGATGTCACCCCGGAGAATTTTACTGGTTGTGAATTCATGCAACAGGTCCAGAAGAGTCCCTATCCCGACGCTATTGTGCAG GCACAAATTAGAGACACCATCCATTCCTCCTTCAGCTCTCTCAGCTCTGCAATCAACAAATCCACAGGggattatttattggaaagtgccAACAAGCTGTTTGGAGAGAAGTCTGCAGGTTTCACGGAT GAGTACATGAAACTTTCTAAGAAATATTACTCTACAGAACCCCAGGCAGTAGACTTTCTGAAATGCGCagaagaagcaagaaaaaaaattaattcttggGTCAACACTCAGACCAAAG GTAAAATCCCAAATCTGCTCCCAGAAGGTTCTGTAGACACGGAGACCAGGATGGTCCTTGTTAATGCTGTCTACTTCAAAGGAAAGTGGAAAACTCCATTTGAGAAGAAGCTGAATGGGTTCTATCCTTTCCACCTGAACTCG ACTGAGAGTAAACCTGTACAGATGATGTACTTGCGTGAAAAGCTGAACATTGGATACATAGAAGACCTAAAAGTTCAGATCCTAGAACTCCCATATGCTGGAAATGTCAGTATGCTCCTGTTGCTTCCAGAAAAAACTGCTGATGCTAGCACTGGGTTGGAATTG CTGGAGGATGCAATCACCCATGACAAGCTGAAGAACTGGACCAACAAAGACACGATGGCTGAAGATGATGTTGAAGTATATATCCCCCAGTTCAAATTAGAAGAGCGTTATGAACTCAAATCCATTCTGAAAAATATGGGCATGGAGGATGCCTTCAGCAAGGGCCAGGCCAACTTCCAAGGAATGTCGGAAGCAAATGATTTGTTTCTTTCTGAAGTGTTCCATCAAGCAACTGTTGAAGTTAATGAGGAGGGCACTGAAGCcactgctggcactgggggcattATGACAGGAAGAACTGGCCATGGGGGCCCCCAGTTTGTGGCTGACCATCCTTTCCTTTTCCTGATCATGCACAAAATAACCAACAGCATTCTGTTTTTGGGCAGATTCTCCTCACCATAA